From Drosophila subpulchrella strain 33 F10 #4 breed RU33 unplaced genomic scaffold, RU_Dsub_v1.1 Primary Assembly Seq354, whole genome shotgun sequence, the proteins below share one genomic window:
- the LOC119560630 gene encoding uncharacterized protein LOC119560630: MLLLLAVLQTILLLGTHLSGASAVDKDVAPVGDVKTDLLSLEQEIGGSAVRDGSASVWNLHPVGRGRRRRRGIFFSGGITGFPFLNWANGYPWSGYPGYPYNGYYGQQSPGYYGYASGYYPGYLGLQKIIIG; encoded by the coding sequence atgctgttgttgctggcgGTGCTGCAGACGATTCTGCTGCTGGGCACGCACTTGAGTGGCGCGTCGGCTGTTGACAAGGATGTGGCACCAGTTGGCGATGTAAAAACGGATTTGCTGTCATTGGAGCAGGAAATTGGCGGCTCTGCGGTGCGGGACGGATCTGCTTCCGTGTGGAATCTGCATCCGGTGGGGCGGGGGCGTCGAAGAAGGCGTGGCATCTTCTTTAGCGGCGGCATCACCGGTTTTCCCTTCCTCAACTGGGCCAATGGTTACCCATGGTCTGGCTATCCTGGCTATCCCTACAACGGCTACTATGGCCAACAATCGCCTGGATATTACGGCTATGCCAGTGGCTACTATCCCGGTTACCTGGGCTTACAGAAAATTATTATCGGCTAA
- the LOC119561027 gene encoding ATP-dependent RNA helicase DED1-like — MSVLRCLLFLIFGALLLRNAASEDNKSQDDKEQQHHLPDEVKNLDESVERIRRQIGAFGYGVGVFGGRHLAPIGNPYYGGQFGNPYFVQPYGHYFHDRRFGGNYGGGFAGNFYGR; from the coding sequence atGAGTGTGCTGCGTTGCCTGTTGTTCTTAATTTTTGGAGCCCTGCTCCTAAGAAATGCAGCGTCTGAAGATAATAAATCCCAGGACGACAAGGAGCAACAACATCATCTGCCTGATGAAGTAAAAAATTTAGACGAATCTGTAGAACGGATACGACGACAAATTGGAGCCTTTGGTTATGGCGTTGGAGTTTTCGGAGGAAGACACCTGGCACCTATTGGTAATCCCTACTATGGGGGTCAATTTGGCAATCCCTACTTTGTTCAGCCCTATGGTCATTATTTCCATGATCGGAGATTTGGAGGCAACTACGGAGGAGGCTTCGCTGGAAATTTCTACGGACGCTAG
- the LOC119560686 gene encoding glycine-rich protein 5, whose amino-acid sequence MRTFVCLAVAAILLVAGSSAATYDPAAQLLAVDAGVQAPAAARQVRQFGGPGGGFGGGQGGGFGGGQGGGFGGPGGFGGGFGGQGGGFGGQGGGGFGGGGFGGPGGGGGFGGPGGGGGFGGFGR is encoded by the coding sequence ATGCGCACATTTGTTTGCCTCGCCGTGGCGGCCATCCTTTTGGTCGCCGGCTCCTCAGCAGCCACATATGATCCTGCGGCCCAGCTCCTGGCCGTGGATGCAGGTGTCCAGGCCCCGGCGGCCGCTCGGCAAGTTCGTCAGTTTGGAGGACCTGGAGGCGGTTTTGGAGGAGGACAAGGAGGTGGCTTTGGAGGAGGACAAGGAGGTGGCTTTGGAGGTCCAGGAGGCTTCGGAGGTGGTTTCGGAGGTCAAGGAGGTGGTTTCGGAGGTCAAGGAGGCGGTGGCTTCGGAGGCGGTGGCTTCGGAGGACCAGGAGGCGGCGGTGGCTTCGGAGGACCAGGAGGCGGCGGTGGCTTCGGAGGCTTTGGACGCTAA
- the LOC119560258 gene encoding keratin-associated protein 19-2, with product MRSWFLFGLYALLIAATVGQPLQQNESGKNEDTERGERVSRQIPYPYLGGGYGGGFGGVYGGGYGGYGGYGGYGSYAGIRSSAYPYGNLYGSSGLGLVGGYYGRPYGYGVGYNIGYPAIGGFGATASGIYGASPFSPFA from the coding sequence ATGCGTAGCTGGTTTTTATTTGGATTATATGCGCTGCTAATCGCCGCAACAGTTGGCCAACCGCTGCAGCAAAATGAGTCTGGAAAAAACGAGGATACCGAAAGGGGCGAGCGAGTGAGTCGCCAAATTCCCTATCCCTATTTGGGCGGGGGATATGGAGGTGGCTTTGGAGGAGTCTACGGAGGAGGCTATGGAGGATATGGGGGCTACGGGGGCTATGGAAGCTACGCCGGCATACGCTCCTCAGCTTATCCTTACGGCAATCTGTACGGCTCCAGCGGCTTGGGACTGGTGGGCGGATATTATGGTCGTCCTTATGGTTATGGCGTTGGCTATAATATTGGATATCCGGCCATTGGCGGCTTTGGTGCCACCGCCAGCGGCATCTATGGCGCTAGTCCGTTTTCCCCATTCGCTTAA
- the LOC119560452 gene encoding glycine-rich RNA-binding protein 2, with the protein MRVYHLNLLVLSAGLLVLLAKSGTTAPQADVDVQQLTLADVNRAEEQQEMPAVRLARQFGGGRGGFGRGGGGFGRRGGRGFCCGGGGGFRRPGGFGRGGYGGFGGGFPPPPPPSFFGGPFYG; encoded by the coding sequence ATGCGCGTTTACCACTTGAATCTATTAGTGCTAAGTGCGGGCCTTTTGGTCCTACTGGCGAAATCGGGGACCACGGCCCCCCAGGCGGATGTGGATGTACAGCAACTGACTCTGGCGGATGTAAATCGGGCCGAGGAGCAGCAGGAGATGCCGGCAGTTCGCCTGGCCAGGCAATTTGGAGGCGGTCGAGGAGGATTTGGCAGAGGCGGCGGTGGATTCGGCCGGAGGGGAGGCAGAGGATTTTGctgcggcggcggcggtgggtTCCGGAGACCCGGTGGATTTGGAAGAGGTGGATACGGGGGTTTCGGAGGAGGATTCCCGCCACCACCTCCACCGTCCTTCTTCGGAGGCCCCTTCTACGGCTAG